A window from Vulcanimicrobium alpinum encodes these proteins:
- a CDS encoding oligopeptide/dipeptide ABC transporter ATP-binding protein: MYGGNMVEYGTATEIFEQPKMPYTMGLLESLPRLDQAGSRLIPIDGQPPNLLRMPPGCAFAPRCRYRMPICDRPVPLYDFGGGHVARCFLYEKSAEGQKPIPAENAPMIPDSAVAASETIA; the protein is encoded by the coding sequence ATGTACGGCGGCAACATGGTCGAGTACGGCACCGCAACGGAGATCTTCGAGCAGCCGAAGATGCCGTACACGATGGGGCTCTTGGAGTCGCTGCCGCGCCTCGATCAAGCGGGATCGCGCCTGATCCCGATCGACGGTCAGCCGCCGAACCTGTTGCGCATGCCGCCGGGCTGCGCGTTCGCGCCGCGCTGCCGCTACCGGATGCCGATCTGCGACCGCCCGGTCCCGCTCTACGACTTCGGCGGCGGCCACGTTGCGCGGTGCTTCCTCTACGAAAAGAGCGCGGAAGGACAGAAACCGATCCCCGCCGAGAACGCGCCGATGATCCCCGACTCGGCGGTCGCGGCCTCCGAGACGATCGCATGA
- the trmFO gene encoding methylenetetrahydrofolate--tRNA-(uracil(54)-C(5))-methyltransferase (FADH(2)-oxidizing) TrmFO — MADPDVVVIGGGLAGSEAAWQAARRGVNVTLYEMRPHKSGPAHHTGMLAELVCSNSMRGAALENAVGLLKEELARLDSLIVTSARAAAVPAGGALAVERERFGALVESRLRALPNLTIAREEVAAIPSGALAIVACGPLPSEPLAATIDALVGGRLHYYDAAAPIVALDSLDLEAMYRKSRYDKGDGDDYLNIPLDRETYLQFVADLRTLPKHEPKGFERDAASGDVPYFEGCLPIEELAARGDDTLRFGPLKPVGLRDPRTGKAPYAVVQLRKENADGTALNLVGFQTRLTWPAQKEAFGKLPGLAGAEWLRLGVMHRNTFIDSPRLLTADLRLRTDPRIFFAGQITGAEGYVEAAACGAIAGIAAARDLLGDAPVAVPAETALGAVIAHLQNTESPDFQPANVTWTFFSPLDETIRDKRLRRGRLAERALARLDAFAAEVAPRNPALVAH, encoded by the coding sequence GTGGCTGATCCCGACGTCGTCGTCATCGGCGGCGGTCTGGCGGGCAGCGAGGCCGCCTGGCAGGCCGCGCGCCGCGGTGTGAACGTAACCTTGTACGAGATGCGTCCGCACAAGTCGGGTCCGGCGCACCACACCGGGATGCTCGCGGAACTGGTCTGTTCGAACTCGATGCGCGGCGCTGCGCTCGAGAACGCGGTCGGCCTGCTCAAGGAAGAACTGGCGCGGCTCGACTCGCTGATCGTGACGTCGGCGCGCGCGGCGGCGGTGCCGGCGGGCGGCGCGCTGGCGGTCGAACGCGAGCGGTTCGGCGCGCTGGTCGAGTCGCGGCTGCGCGCGCTCCCCAACCTCACGATCGCGCGCGAAGAGGTCGCGGCGATCCCGTCCGGCGCGCTCGCGATCGTCGCCTGCGGTCCGCTTCCCTCCGAGCCGCTAGCGGCGACGATCGACGCGCTCGTCGGCGGGAGGCTGCACTACTACGACGCGGCGGCGCCGATCGTCGCGCTCGACTCGCTCGACCTCGAGGCGATGTACCGCAAGTCGCGTTACGACAAGGGCGACGGCGACGACTACCTCAACATCCCGCTCGACCGCGAGACCTACCTGCAGTTCGTCGCCGACCTGCGGACGCTGCCGAAACACGAGCCCAAAGGGTTCGAACGCGACGCCGCGAGCGGCGACGTGCCGTACTTCGAAGGCTGCCTGCCGATCGAGGAACTCGCGGCGCGCGGCGACGACACGCTGCGCTTCGGTCCGCTCAAACCGGTCGGGCTGCGCGATCCGCGGACCGGCAAAGCGCCCTACGCCGTCGTGCAGCTGCGCAAGGAGAACGCCGACGGCACCGCACTCAACCTGGTCGGATTCCAAACGCGGCTGACGTGGCCGGCGCAGAAAGAAGCGTTCGGCAAACTCCCCGGCCTCGCCGGCGCCGAGTGGCTGCGCTTGGGCGTGATGCATCGCAACACGTTCATCGACAGCCCGCGGCTGCTGACCGCCGACCTGCGGTTGCGGACGGATCCGCGCATCTTCTTCGCCGGACAGATCACCGGCGCGGAAGGCTACGTCGAGGCGGCGGCATGCGGTGCGATCGCCGGGATCGCCGCGGCGCGCGACCTGCTCGGCGACGCGCCGGTCGCGGTTCCCGCCGAGACGGCGCTCGGGGCGGTGATCGCGCACCTGCAGAACACCGAGAGCCCCGATTTCCAGCCCGCGAACGTGACGTGGACGTTCTTCTCGCCGCTCGACGAAACGATCCGCGACAAACGTCTGCGCCGCGGCAGGCTCGCCGAACGCGCGCTCGCTCGCCTCGACGCGTTCGCCGCCGAAGTCGCTCCGCGCAACCCGGCGCTCGTAGCGCACTGA
- the hslU gene encoding ATP-dependent protease ATPase subunit HslU — MHDNPQELTPRQIVSELDRYIVGQADAKRAVAVAMRNRYRRERLPESVRKEVAPKNILMIGPTGVGKTEIARRLASLAGAPFIKVEATKYTEVGYVGRDVESMVRDLAEAAVRMVSDERRADVRDAADAAAVERVVDVLHPETVVATPPQANPFAASLGSLFGNSFAQNQGPTQTATRTLPDDEAQRIRASAREDVRRGFFDVRQIEIDVEEAAQLPIGMIGGNDGPGGMGGGDMGEMLGGLLPKKRVRKKVTVADARRLYAQQEADKLIDMDAVKREALRRAGEHGIVFIDEIDKVAGREGGRGPDVSREGVQRDILPIVEGSTVQTKHGPLSTDHVLFIAAGAFHVAKPSDLIPELQGRFPVRVELESLTAHDFEIILTQPENALIGQYRALLGADGVDLEVTPDAIAEIAQIAMRVNEQTENIGARRLHTVLERVLDEIAFRAPEEGGTVTIDAAYVRARLESIAGNADLSSYIL, encoded by the coding sequence ATGCACGACAACCCGCAAGAACTCACGCCGCGCCAGATCGTCTCCGAACTCGACCGCTACATCGTCGGCCAAGCCGACGCGAAGCGCGCGGTTGCGGTGGCGATGCGCAACCGCTATCGCCGCGAGCGGCTCCCCGAGAGCGTCCGCAAAGAGGTCGCGCCGAAAAACATCCTGATGATCGGGCCGACCGGCGTCGGCAAGACGGAGATCGCGCGGCGGCTCGCCTCGCTCGCCGGCGCGCCGTTCATCAAGGTCGAGGCGACGAAGTACACCGAGGTCGGCTACGTCGGGCGTGACGTCGAGTCGATGGTGCGCGATCTCGCCGAGGCGGCGGTGCGGATGGTCTCCGACGAACGCCGCGCCGACGTTCGCGACGCCGCCGACGCCGCCGCGGTCGAGCGCGTCGTCGACGTCCTCCATCCCGAGACCGTCGTCGCGACGCCGCCGCAGGCGAACCCGTTCGCCGCGTCGCTGGGCTCGCTGTTCGGGAACTCGTTCGCGCAGAACCAAGGGCCGACGCAGACCGCGACCCGCACCCTCCCCGACGACGAGGCGCAGCGCATCCGCGCGTCGGCGCGCGAGGACGTGCGCCGGGGATTCTTCGACGTGCGCCAGATCGAGATCGACGTCGAAGAGGCGGCGCAATTGCCGATCGGGATGATCGGCGGCAACGACGGTCCCGGCGGAATGGGCGGCGGCGACATGGGCGAGATGCTCGGCGGCCTGCTGCCGAAGAAGCGCGTGCGCAAGAAGGTGACGGTCGCCGACGCGCGGCGGCTCTACGCGCAGCAGGAAGCGGACAAGCTGATCGACATGGATGCCGTCAAGCGCGAGGCGCTGCGGCGCGCGGGGGAACACGGGATCGTCTTCATCGACGAGATCGACAAGGTCGCCGGACGTGAAGGCGGGCGCGGCCCCGACGTCTCGCGCGAGGGCGTGCAGCGCGACATCCTGCCGATCGTCGAGGGGAGCACCGTGCAGACGAAGCACGGTCCGCTCTCGACCGATCACGTGCTGTTCATCGCGGCCGGCGCGTTCCACGTCGCGAAGCCGTCGGACCTGATCCCCGAACTGCAGGGCCGCTTCCCGGTGCGCGTCGAGCTGGAGTCGCTGACCGCGCACGATTTCGAGATCATCCTGACCCAGCCCGAGAACGCGCTGATCGGTCAGTATCGCGCGCTGCTCGGTGCCGACGGCGTCGACCTCGAGGTGACGCCCGACGCGATCGCCGAGATCGCGCAGATCGCGATGCGCGTCAACGAGCAGACCGAGAACATCGGCGCGCGCCGCCTGCACACCGTCCTCGAGCGCGTGCTCGATGAGATCGCGTTCCGGGCCCCCGAAGAGGGCGGTACGGTCACCATCGACGCGGCGTACGTGCGCGCGCGGCTGGAGTCGATCGCGGGCAACGCCGACCTCTCGAGTTACATACTGTAG
- a CDS encoding phosphatase PAP2 family protein, protein MQAPTPIRVRKRVWTDVARIFSTVCNPFLTSLALFVILAGARSNGPTDFWVLLFNSAFFTSIGPMLFIFYLYATDRISDLDMSIREERERVFIAFVIFYAAGALDLWLIRAPVIMTASMAGYAASALVVQWITRYWKISTHALGITAPLVALTVLYGEKPAPFYALIPIVGWSRVYLRAHTVLQVVAGTLLALVTTLVFFRFFHVV, encoded by the coding sequence GTGCAGGCCCCTACCCCGATCCGCGTCCGCAAGCGTGTCTGGACCGACGTCGCCCGGATCTTCTCCACGGTCTGCAACCCGTTTCTCACCTCGCTCGCGCTCTTCGTGATCCTCGCCGGGGCGCGCTCGAACGGCCCGACCGATTTCTGGGTGCTGCTCTTCAACAGCGCGTTCTTCACCTCGATCGGGCCGATGTTGTTCATCTTCTACCTCTACGCGACCGACCGGATCTCCGATCTCGACATGTCGATCCGCGAGGAACGCGAGCGCGTCTTCATCGCGTTCGTGATCTTCTACGCGGCAGGGGCGCTCGATCTGTGGCTCATCCGCGCGCCGGTCATTATGACGGCTTCGATGGCCGGCTACGCGGCGAGCGCGCTGGTCGTCCAATGGATCACGCGGTACTGGAAGATCTCGACGCACGCTCTGGGGATCACCGCTCCCCTGGTCGCGCTCACCGTGCTCTACGGCGAAAAGCCTGCTCCGTTCTACGCCCTCATCCCGATCGTCGGCTGGTCCCGGGTGTACCTGCGCGCGCACACCGTCCTCCAAGTGGTGGCCGGCACGCTGCTCGCGCTGGTGACGACGTTAGTGTTCTTTCGCTTTTTTCACGTCGTTTGA
- the dxs gene encoding 1-deoxy-D-xylulose-5-phosphate synthase, whose translation MILERIASPADVKRLPRPELDQLAREIRETLIRVCAANGGHLAPNLGVVELTLALHRVLELPRDVVVWDVSHQSYVHKLLTGRAGRFETLRQAGGISGFAMRTESEYDQFGAGHASTAISAALGMATARDLKGGSETVVAVIGDGAMTGGLAYEAINNAGLLKSNFIVILNDNEMSIAPNVGSIASYLGVLRSKPFFTWGREVTKGVLDHVPLGGTARKALSTAELAAMRFVSPEHKAPVIFEEMGFRYIGPVDGHDLDTLIDVISNARKIGGPVLLHVKTVKGKGYDIAEGDSRTFHGVGPGVYHPDEGKLEKKAARITFAQAFADALIAAAQRDPRVIGITAAMPDGTGLAKFAKAFPSRYFDVGIAEAHAVCFGAGASTRGIRPVAAIYSTFLQRAYDQIVHDVAIQQLPVVFAMDRAGFVGDDGPTHMGLYDVAYLRTLPGITIMAPRNEYEVGPMLDLALTLDGPAAIRYPRGSTSGKHDEPLAPLVLGRAEVLREGSDVAILALGNTVDVALDAYELLDADGVRPTVVNARFVAPLDETLLIELAETHHRFITLEEHSLAGGFGSAVVEFLSDRGIVAAVERIGVPNVLVQHASQAAQRAQVGLSAENVAARVRTLTPSQTA comes from the coding sequence ATGATCCTGGAACGCATCGCCTCGCCGGCCGACGTGAAGCGGCTGCCGCGTCCCGAGCTCGATCAGCTCGCACGCGAGATACGCGAGACGCTGATCCGCGTGTGCGCCGCCAACGGCGGCCATCTGGCGCCGAACCTGGGCGTCGTCGAGCTGACGTTGGCGCTGCACCGCGTGCTCGAACTCCCGCGCGACGTCGTGGTCTGGGACGTGAGCCACCAGAGCTACGTGCACAAGCTGCTGACGGGCCGCGCCGGCCGCTTCGAGACCCTGCGTCAGGCCGGCGGGATCAGCGGCTTCGCGATGCGCACCGAATCCGAGTACGACCAGTTCGGCGCAGGTCACGCGTCGACGGCGATCTCGGCGGCGCTCGGAATGGCAACCGCGCGCGATCTCAAAGGCGGCAGCGAGACCGTCGTCGCGGTGATCGGTGACGGCGCGATGACCGGCGGCCTCGCCTACGAGGCGATCAACAACGCCGGGCTGCTCAAATCCAACTTCATCGTCATCCTCAACGACAACGAGATGTCGATCGCGCCCAACGTCGGCTCGATCGCCTCCTATCTGGGCGTCCTGCGCTCGAAGCCGTTCTTCACCTGGGGCCGCGAGGTCACCAAAGGCGTGCTCGACCACGTCCCGCTCGGCGGGACGGCGCGCAAGGCGCTCTCCACCGCCGAACTCGCCGCGATGCGCTTCGTCTCGCCCGAGCACAAGGCGCCGGTGATCTTCGAGGAGATGGGCTTCCGCTACATCGGTCCGGTCGACGGTCACGATCTCGACACGCTGATCGACGTCATCTCCAACGCGCGGAAGATCGGCGGTCCGGTGCTGCTGCACGTGAAGACCGTCAAAGGGAAAGGTTACGACATCGCGGAGGGCGACAGCCGCACCTTCCACGGCGTCGGCCCCGGCGTCTACCACCCCGACGAAGGGAAGCTCGAGAAGAAGGCCGCGCGCATCACCTTTGCGCAGGCGTTCGCCGACGCGCTGATCGCCGCGGCGCAGCGCGATCCGCGCGTCATCGGGATCACCGCCGCGATGCCCGACGGGACGGGACTCGCGAAGTTCGCCAAGGCGTTCCCGTCGCGCTACTTCGACGTCGGGATCGCCGAGGCGCACGCGGTCTGTTTCGGCGCCGGCGCCTCGACGCGCGGGATCCGCCCGGTCGCCGCGATCTATTCGACGTTCCTGCAGCGCGCGTACGACCAGATCGTCCACGACGTCGCGATCCAGCAGCTCCCGGTCGTCTTCGCGATGGACCGCGCGGGATTCGTCGGCGACGACGGTCCGACGCACATGGGCCTCTACGACGTCGCGTACCTGCGCACGCTCCCCGGGATCACGATCATGGCGCCGCGCAACGAATACGAGGTCGGCCCGATGCTCGATCTCGCGCTGACCCTCGACGGACCGGCCGCGATCCGCTACCCGCGCGGGTCGACCAGCGGCAAGCACGACGAGCCGCTCGCGCCGCTGGTGCTCGGACGCGCCGAGGTCCTGCGCGAAGGGAGCGACGTCGCGATCCTTGCGCTGGGGAACACCGTCGACGTCGCCCTCGACGCCTACGAACTCCTCGACGCCGACGGCGTGCGGCCGACGGTGGTGAACGCGCGCTTCGTCGCGCCGCTCGACGAGACGCTGCTCATCGAGCTCGCGGAGACGCATCACCGCTTCATCACGCTCGAAGAGCACAGTCTCGCCGGCGGCTTCGGCTCGGCGGTCGTCGAGTTTCTGAGCGACCGCGGGATCGTTGCGGCGGTCGAACGGATCGGGGTCCCCAACGTGCTCGTCCAGCATGCGAGCCAAGCCGCGCAGCGCGCGCAGGTCGGGCTCTCCGCGGAGAACGTCGCCGCTCGGGTCCGCACGCTGACCCCGTCCCAGACCGCGTAG
- a CDS encoding CPBP family intramembrane glutamic endopeptidase — protein MMRVQAPAPLAVSVDGQPAPIAEPARERVAVPVWSGLLSATAAVVLLYGAELLTTVALIVGTVLALGREPSLAPGHLLPAAADAAAYALVGWFAFARLRRLRTHAFRPLRARDVRALALGIAALVLVKAGTFAQLVATHQTEHVQSGFEHFGVTSLSPALATASILLSVLTMVVIAPIVEETVFRGLLFGALARPLGVVAAAALSALVFGGVHLDAVLFPSLAAIGFINALCYAATGNLTVCVAIHALNNGLGTVVLIAGALRPS, from the coding sequence ATGATGCGCGTCCAGGCGCCCGCTCCGCTCGCGGTGTCGGTCGACGGTCAGCCGGCGCCGATCGCGGAACCCGCACGCGAGCGCGTCGCGGTCCCGGTGTGGAGCGGCCTCCTCTCGGCGACCGCGGCGGTCGTGCTGCTGTATGGCGCTGAGCTGCTGACGACGGTCGCGCTGATCGTCGGCACCGTCCTCGCGCTCGGGCGCGAACCCTCGCTCGCGCCGGGCCATCTGCTCCCGGCGGCCGCTGATGCGGCGGCGTACGCTCTCGTCGGCTGGTTCGCCTTCGCGCGGCTGCGCCGGTTGCGGACGCACGCGTTCCGCCCGCTGCGCGCTCGCGACGTGCGCGCGCTGGCACTGGGAATCGCGGCGCTCGTCCTGGTGAAGGCCGGCACCTTCGCGCAGCTGGTCGCGACGCATCAGACGGAGCACGTGCAGAGCGGGTTCGAGCATTTCGGGGTCACGTCGCTCAGCCCGGCGCTCGCGACGGCGAGCATCCTGCTCAGCGTGCTGACGATGGTCGTGATCGCGCCGATCGTCGAGGAGACCGTCTTCCGCGGCCTGTTGTTCGGCGCGCTCGCGCGGCCGCTCGGCGTCGTCGCGGCCGCCGCGCTCAGCGCGCTCGTCTTCGGCGGCGTCCACCTCGATGCGGTGCTCTTCCCGTCGCTCGCGGCGATCGGTTTCATCAACGCACTCTGCTACGCGGCGACCGGCAATCTCACCGTCTGCGTCGCGATCCACGCGCTCAACAACGGGCTGGGCACCGTCGTGCTGATCGCCGGCGCCCTCCGTCCGTCATAG
- a CDS encoding preprotein translocase subunit SecG: protein MLPALLAAATTAAPAAADVAAHASAAPAARATTLPVSLPPQVFDTTPHSWLASHAGWLTHTLAAFFVIFGVLLVVLLAIQTTKQEGLSGTLGGRVESSTRRLGLDQQIARVTQFVAVAFVVVATIVSLTGI from the coding sequence GTGCTTCCCGCGCTGCTAGCCGCCGCGACGACAGCGGCGCCCGCCGCCGCCGACGTCGCGGCCCACGCCTCGGCCGCCCCCGCCGCCCGGGCGACGACGCTCCCGGTCTCGCTGCCGCCGCAGGTCTTCGACACCACGCCGCACTCGTGGCTGGCGAGCCACGCCGGCTGGCTGACGCACACGCTGGCGGCGTTCTTCGTCATCTTCGGCGTCCTGCTGGTCGTGCTGCTGGCGATCCAGACGACCAAACAGGAAGGCTTGAGCGGCACGCTCGGCGGCCGGGTCGAGTCGTCGACGCGGCGCCTCGGACTCGATCAGCAGATCGCCCGCGTCACGCAGTTCGTCGCCGTCGCGTTCGTCGTCGTCGCGACGATCGTCTCACTGACCGGGATTTAG
- a CDS encoding ABC transporter ATP-binding protein — protein MTAATNGAGANRDLVVVRDLHKYFPITAGILQRHVADVKAVDGIDFEIRSGETLGLVGESGSGKTTAGRVILRLADATSGSVTFDGRELVGLTRAELRPLRKEMQIIFQDPYASLNPRMTVGSIVREPLEIHNIAKGKDADDRVQELLRLVGLQPQHANRYPHEFSGGQRQRIGVARALAVDPKFIVADEPVSALDVSIQAQVINLLQDLQQKLGLTYLFIAHDLSVVRHISNRVAVMYVGKIVELADRDQLYDNPLHPYTQALLSAIPIPDPDVERRRKRIILTGDIPSPVNPPSGCRFHTRCPVAFDRCTTEIPAFKEYETGHRAACHWVEQHGGKAPDITAGPAVLK, from the coding sequence ATGACCGCTGCGACCAACGGCGCCGGCGCGAACCGCGACCTCGTCGTCGTCCGCGATCTGCACAAGTACTTCCCGATCACGGCCGGGATTCTCCAGCGCCACGTCGCGGACGTGAAGGCCGTCGACGGCATCGATTTCGAGATCCGCAGCGGCGAGACGCTCGGGCTCGTCGGCGAGTCCGGATCCGGGAAGACCACCGCCGGGCGCGTGATCCTGCGCCTCGCCGACGCGACGAGCGGGAGCGTGACGTTCGACGGCCGGGAACTCGTCGGCTTGACGCGTGCGGAACTGCGCCCGCTGCGCAAAGAGATGCAGATCATCTTCCAGGACCCGTACGCGTCGCTGAACCCGCGCATGACCGTCGGTTCGATCGTCCGCGAACCGCTCGAGATCCACAACATCGCGAAGGGGAAAGACGCCGACGATCGGGTCCAGGAGCTGCTGCGGCTCGTCGGGCTGCAGCCGCAGCACGCGAACCGCTACCCCCATGAGTTCTCCGGCGGGCAGCGCCAGCGCATCGGCGTCGCGCGCGCGCTCGCGGTCGATCCGAAGTTCATCGTCGCCGACGAGCCGGTCTCGGCGCTCGACGTCTCGATTCAGGCGCAGGTGATCAACCTGCTCCAGGATCTGCAGCAGAAGCTGGGGCTAACGTACCTCTTCATCGCTCACGATCTCTCAGTCGTACGCCACATCTCCAACCGGGTCGCGGTGATGTACGTCGGCAAGATCGTCGAACTCGCCGACCGTGACCAGCTCTACGACAACCCGCTGCACCCGTACACGCAGGCGCTGCTCTCGGCGATCCCGATCCCCGATCCCGACGTCGAGCGTCGCCGCAAGCGGATCATTCTCACCGGCGACATCCCCTCGCCGGTGAATCCGCCGTCCGGTTGCCGATTCCACACCCGCTGTCCGGTCGCGTTCGATCGCTGCACGACCGAGATCCCGGCATTCAAAGAGTACGAGACCGGTCACCGCGCGGCGTGTCACTGGGTCGAGCAACACGGCGGGAAAGCACCGGACATCACCGCCGGACCGGCGGTCCTCAAGTAG
- the hslV gene encoding ATP-dependent protease subunit HslV: MRIRSTTICAVRRDGKIAMAGDGQVTVDKTVMKHGARKVRAIADGKVLAGFAGSAADGITLLEKFEGKMSAYKDNVVRAAVELAKDWRQDRALRRLEALLIVGTPEHLFVLSGTGDVIEPDEGVAAIGSGGPYAQAAAMALLGHSSLDAAAIAQEALRIAGRIDIYTNDNVEVLSL, translated from the coding sequence ATGCGTATTCGATCGACGACGATCTGCGCCGTCCGGCGGGACGGGAAGATCGCGATGGCGGGCGACGGTCAAGTCACCGTCGACAAGACCGTGATGAAGCACGGGGCGCGCAAGGTGCGTGCGATCGCCGACGGCAAGGTGCTCGCCGGTTTCGCCGGGAGCGCGGCCGACGGGATCACGCTGCTCGAGAAGTTCGAAGGGAAGATGAGCGCGTACAAAGACAACGTCGTGCGCGCCGCGGTCGAGCTGGCAAAAGACTGGCGTCAGGATCGCGCGCTTCGCCGGCTCGAAGCGCTGCTGATCGTGGGGACGCCCGAGCACCTCTTCGTGCTGAGCGGTACCGGCGACGTGATCGAGCCCGACGAAGGCGTCGCGGCGATCGGGAGCGGCGGGCCGTACGCGCAGGCAGCGGCGATGGCGCTGCTCGGACACTCGTCGCTCGATGCGGCGGCGATCGCGCAGGAAGCGTTGCGGATCGCGGGGCGCATCGACATCTACACCAACGACAACGTCGAAGTGCTCTCGCTCTGA
- the topA gene encoding type I DNA topoisomerase has translation MAKPLIIVESPTKAKTIKKFLPPRYVVKASVGHVRDLPKSTLGVDVLNDFSPRYLTIKGKGDVIKDLKAAVKSASGQVYLATDPDREGEAIAWHLAELLKLQDPMRIELHEITKDAALAAIKDPHPIDMPRVNAQQARRILDRLVGYKISPLLWAKVRGGLSAGRVQSVAVRLIVDREREIRAFVPREYWSITAQLAAHESPIVFGADLHQIDGQKAEIVNGEQAEAIMAALDGAAFRVASVKTRETKRNPAAPFTTSTLQQEASRKLKFRVRKTMQIAQALYEGVDLGGSEGTQGLITYMRTDSTRIADSAREAAREFVVARFGESFYGGGRQFKIKEGAQDAHEAIRPTAAMRTPDSLAGVLKRDELRLYQLIWERFIASQMAPAVFDQTTVDIAAAQRFTFRATGSVLRFAGYTAVYEEGTDDAAAPADGAPAQNGKAAKKQPILPKLSESEDLDVKSIEPKQHFTEPPPRFTEATLVRALEENGIGRPSTYSAIVETIQARGYVEQVERRFHPTEIGESVNDLLAEHFKDIVDLKFTASMEAKLDELAEAGGDWESTARVLADFYGPFSLELEEAERKLPKFEQRDEPTDEVCVNCGKPMVIKTGRFGKFMSCTGYPECKTTKPILKDSGAICPKDGGMIAERKSRKGRTFFGCANYPACDFVSWDRVAKERCAVCGDYVTEKPKRGGAVTYICHTDRTHATGLGTADDADEAEAETAPA, from the coding sequence GTGGCGAAGCCGCTGATCATCGTCGAGTCGCCGACGAAAGCAAAAACCATCAAGAAATTCTTACCGCCGCGTTACGTTGTAAAGGCGTCGGTCGGGCACGTCCGCGACTTGCCGAAGTCGACGCTGGGCGTCGACGTCCTCAACGATTTCTCGCCGCGGTACCTGACTATCAAAGGAAAGGGCGACGTCATCAAGGACCTCAAGGCCGCCGTCAAATCGGCGTCCGGCCAGGTCTATCTCGCGACCGACCCCGATCGCGAAGGCGAGGCGATCGCGTGGCATCTCGCCGAGCTGCTCAAACTCCAAGACCCGATGCGGATCGAGCTCCACGAGATCACCAAGGACGCGGCGCTCGCGGCGATCAAGGACCCGCACCCCATCGACATGCCGCGCGTCAACGCGCAGCAGGCCCGGCGCATCCTCGACCGCCTCGTCGGCTACAAGATCTCGCCGCTGTTGTGGGCGAAAGTCCGCGGCGGCCTCTCGGCGGGGCGCGTGCAATCCGTCGCGGTCCGGCTCATCGTCGATCGCGAACGCGAGATCCGCGCGTTCGTTCCGCGCGAGTATTGGTCGATCACCGCTCAGCTCGCGGCGCACGAATCGCCGATCGTCTTCGGCGCCGACCTGCATCAGATCGACGGCCAGAAGGCCGAGATCGTCAACGGCGAGCAGGCCGAAGCGATCATGGCCGCGCTCGATGGCGCCGCGTTTCGCGTCGCGTCGGTCAAGACGCGCGAGACCAAGCGGAATCCGGCGGCGCCGTTCACCACCTCGACGCTCCAGCAGGAGGCGTCACGGAAGCTGAAGTTCCGCGTGCGCAAGACGATGCAGATCGCGCAGGCGCTGTACGAAGGCGTCGATCTGGGCGGATCCGAGGGGACGCAGGGGCTCATCACCTACATGCGCACCGACTCGACGCGCATCGCCGACTCCGCGCGGGAAGCGGCGCGCGAGTTCGTCGTCGCCCGCTTCGGCGAGAGCTTCTACGGCGGCGGACGCCAGTTCAAGATCAAAGAGGGCGCCCAGGACGCGCACGAAGCGATCCGTCCGACCGCCGCGATGCGCACCCCCGACTCGCTCGCCGGCGTCCTCAAGCGCGACGAACTGCGGCTCTATCAGCTGATCTGGGAGCGCTTCATCGCCTCCCAGATGGCGCCCGCCGTGTTCGATCAGACGACCGTCGATATCGCGGCCGCGCAGCGGTTCACGTTCCGCGCCACCGGGAGCGTCCTCAGGTTCGCCGGCTACACCGCGGTGTACGAGGAAGGGACCGACGATGCGGCGGCCCCGGCCGACGGCGCCCCGGCACAGAACGGAAAGGCCGCGAAGAAGCAGCCGATCCTGCCGAAGCTCAGCGAGTCCGAAGACCTCGACGTGAAGTCGATCGAGCCCAAGCAGCACTTCACCGAACCGCCGCCGCGCTTCACCGAAGCGACGCTGGTGCGCGCGCTCGAGGAGAACGGGATCGGGCGTCCGTCGACATACAGCGCGATCGTCGAGACGATCCAGGCGCGCGGATACGTCGAGCAGGTCGAACGCCGCTTCCATCCCACCGAGATCGGCGAGTCGGTGAACGATCTGCTCGCCGAACACTTCAAGGACATCGTCGATCTCAAATTCACCGCGTCGATGGAAGCGAAGCTCGACGAATTGGCGGAGGCCGGCGGCGACTGGGAATCGACGGCGCGCGTCCTCGCGGACTTCTACGGCCCGTTCTCGCTCGAGCTCGAAGAGGCTGAGCGGAAGCTCCCGAAGTTCGAACAGCGCGACGAGCCGACCGACGAGGTGTGCGTGAACTGCGGGAAGCCGATGGTGATCAAGACCGGGCGCTTCGGGAAGTTCATGTCGTGCACGGGCTATCCCGAGTGCAAAACGACCAAACCGATCCTCAAAGACTCGGGCGCGATTTGCCCCAAGGACGGCGGGATGATCGCCGAACGCAAGTCGCGCAAGGGCCGAACGTTCTTCGGCTGCGCCAACTACCCGGCGTGCGACTTCGTGTCGTGGGACCGGGTCGCGAAGGAGCGCTGCGCGGTCTGCGGCGACTACGTCACCGAGAAGCCGAAACGCGGCGGTGCCGTCACGTACATCTGCCACACGGATCGCACCCACGCAACCGGCCTCGGGACCGCCGACGACGCCGACGAGGCGGAGGCCGAGACGGCGCCGGCATGA